In Paraburkholderia youngii, the genomic stretch CTTGCATGCAATCAAGCTCGGCGACCCAGTGAACGACTGGGTCGACGCGCAGCCATTGGTTGTTTCCGCGTTGAACGTCCACGGGACAACACAGGATGTCGTATACGTCGCTACCGAAGCCAACAACATTTACGCCTACTCGGCTTCCACGGGCACGCTGCTCCTCCAACGGAACCTCGGGACTCCGGTACCGCGATCGAGGCTTCCCGGCGGCTGTGACAACAACGGCCCGACCGTGGGAATCAACTCCACGCCGGTGATCGATCCGGGCACCCAAACGCTATATGTGGTCTCGTTCAAGCTGGTAAGCGGCACGCCGAGCTATTGGCTCCACGCTCTTGACATCACCACCTTGGCTGACAAAGCGGGTTCTCCGACCTCGGTCTCGGCTTCGCGTACCCTGACGGACGGCACGACCTACAATTTCGCCGCAGGGTTCAGCCGGCAGCGTCCCGGTCTCCTTTTGGCGAACGGAAACATCTACGCCGGTTTCGGCAGCTTCTGCGACATACGCGCCGACCAGTCGCGCGGCTGGGTGTTGGGATGGAAGGCGAACACGCTGTCACCGCTTCCTGCGAATGGGTCGAATGTTGCGAATCAGTTGATGAACAAGCTGTCGACTTCCCCCAACACGTTTTTCCTGTCGTCCGTCTGGATGTCCGGGTATGGCATTGCCGCGGGTCCGTCGGGGGAGCTGTACTTCATCACTGGAAACTCAGACCCATCCGGTACGACCTACGCTCCTCCAAACAATATCCAGGAAAGCGTGGTGAGGCTCTCTGCCGACCTGACCACCTTGCAGGACTATTTCACCCCTTCAGGTACTAATGGCGTCGCATCGCTAGATGCCGCGGACGACGATTTCGGTTCCGGTGGCGCCATGGTTATACCGGCCATCTCCGGAGAATCGGTTGGTACGGTCGTTGCCGGAGGAAAGCGCGGCCATCTATACCTCATCGACCGGAGCTCGATGGGTCACAACGACTCGGGCAGAGCGCTTTCCATCGGCGGTTTCGGTTCCTGCTGGTGCGGTCCATCGTATTTTATGGGATCGGACGGCGTCCGCCGCGTTGTCGGCAGCGGCGGCAGAAGCATAAGTGTATGGAAGGTTCCGGCAAACCCGCCGAAGCTGCAATGGGAAAAAACGTTTGCTAGCATCGCATCCGGCCAGGATGGTGGCTTTTTTACGACGATTTCATCGAACGGCACATCAGCCGGGTCCGCGATCATCTGGGCCGTCGGTCGCCCCACCAGCACTGCTGCACCAGCCAACGTGACGCTATACGCCTTCGACGCTTCAGCTTCAGGTGGCACAACACCGATCTTCTCGTCCGTCGCCGGCTCCTGGCCTGGCCCCAACTCCAACGCCAACATCGTGCCGACTGTCGCCAACGGCAAGGTCTTTGTCGCCAGCTTCGCGGCCCTGAACATCTTCGCTCCGGGCGGGACGCGCGCTCCCGTCGTAGTCCAGCCCCCGCCTGCTCCGCCAGCATCTCTGCCCAGCCAAATCTACGGAATCGTCGCTTCGGTAGGCACGTTGCAAATCACCATCCAACCTCAGACCGGAGCCCCTGTGCTCGTTGACACTTCGGCTGCCGAGCAGGCTCACCTGAGCGTACCGCTCGTGGTCGGAAAGGCCGTCCACGTCTTCGGCCCATTCAGCAGTGGAGCGTGGCACGCGGAAAGAATTCTTCGTGCTAAGGACGACCCTGAATCTTGGGTGCCCACGAACTGACGCCTTTGCCGATTCCAGTTTGTGCCGAAACCGATTGGCGCTAATGGAAGAACTGCAGCAATCGGTTTCAATCTGAACGGGGCAAGGAAGACAGACATTGCCGAAAAGGCTGATAGGTCATACATGAAATAACTGAGGGGAGGTTGCCAAAACTTTGCTTGTGCCCACGATGAAGAAGACCGCAAACGCCACGAATGGCCCTTGCTGCTGGCGTTGCCAAAGTGCTGCAGCGGTTGCACTATCCGCTGGACGTGATGTTGTTGTGCGTGCGGCGGTATGTGGCCTATTCGCTTAAGTCATCGGCATCTTGAGGAGATGATGGCTGAGCGCGCCACTGGCGTGGATCGTTCAACAGTGCATTGATGGTCCATCAAGTTGGTGCTTTGTTAACGCACGCCCACCTGGCTGGCCGGTAAACGTGGGCATCGAGTTTGCGTGATGCCGGCTGCTGTCGAGACCGGGCACGAAATTTCGCCGGGCCGCCGGCGCAACGTTGTTCCGACCGCTGTTTCAATCGAAGGAGAAAGCACGTATGCAATGGACGACTCCGAGCTACACCGACGTACGCCTCGGTTTTGAAATCGTAATGTATGTCGCTACGCGTTAAGCCCGCAACCTGGCCGCACGCCGCGGCCCCCTTGCGGTTTCGGTTTGTGCTTGACCTCTGCTTCGAAAAGACATTTCGCAAGCACAAGTCCATCGAAATGCCCACCCCGACCGTCGACAATCTGAAGGAGCATCTTGTACGATCCGTCCTTCCTGATCGCAGTGGTGAGTAGCGCGCTCGGTCGATTTATCAGAAGTGGGTCGGGGCCTCGCGCCCAACGTCGATTTTCATGAACCGACAAAGCCACACCCTCGACCCCTAATAACACCTATAAGACCTAGTCCCATGACCTTAGCGAGTTCACCCAGACTGCACCAAAAATCCTGCTGTTCGCCGCTGCTTCCGTTCGACTGTCTCGCCGCAGCGATCCTCGGCACGCTGTTATGGTCGGTATTGTCGAACAAACAGTTCTCCGCCGATGGCGCATCATTTTTCATCGAAATCCTGCGTTCACGCGATGTGAACCATATCGCATGGTCGCGGCAGTTTTCGTACGAGCTGGGTCAATGGCCGCTAGTGCTGGTCCTGCACTGGGGCTTGTCGAATGCCGCACTGCTCCGCTTCATTTTCGGGCTCGGCTATGTGCTGCCTTTCATAGCCGCCTACCTGATTGTGCGCGTGCAGGTGACAAAAGGCGCAGTCCCCGCGCTGCTACCAGGTTATCTTTTCGGCATGCTGTCGATTGCGCTGCCGAGCGACTTTCTGTTGGTCGGCGAAAGTCAGTTCCTATTGCCGCTTGCGTGGCCGATGCTCGCATACTTACTGCAGCCTGGCCGATTTTCTTCGGCCGCATGGCTGTTACCGATTGCGCTATCTGTGCTTCTCACGCGCATGTACGAAACCCAAGCCGTCACACTTGCGCTCTTCGGTTTGATCCTGGCACTTCGTTCACGTGCGCAATTGACTGCTCTCGCACGGCAGCGACGTTATCTGGTGCTGGGCCTTATTTGTCTCTGTATTGCACTATGGGTGCTCGGTGCTGCAATTGCAGCGTATTGGATTATTTATCCGCGTGATCCGGCCAACCGGGGCGCGTTTCTACATGGGCTCGCTCATACGGCGCAAAACGCGGTATTTGACGTGAGTATGCTTGCAGCGCTGTGCTTTTTTATCGGACTGCGAGTACCCAAAACACGTGGGGTGCTGGTCGTGGTGCTGCTTGCGATCAGTTATCTATGCTGGCATGAACGGTTCGATTTCTTCAATGCGCAGATCAGCTTCGACTCGCGCGTGCTGACCCTGCTTTGGTTGCCGCCGCTCATTGCTCTCAGTGTATGGAGGTTCGAAGCGTGCGCCGTGACGTTCGGCGTTGCGCTGTGGTTTGCCGTGGTGTCTGTTGCACCATTGGCCGTCGATCTGGCCAGCACGAATGTGTGGCGCGACTATGCAAGCCAGGTCACGAACTGGGCAGCCAGGAGAGACGACGGACTGGTGCCGGCCAGCGTGCATCGACTGGACCGGCACCCGGCCAGTTGGAACTGGACATTTCCATCATTGAGCATCGCGCTTGGTGCTCCACACGTCGGTTCGGTGCTTGAAAACGCGCTCGGCGTTGCATGGCAGCCCTTCAACCCAGCCACGGAATTGCCGCTTGCTTCGTTTGCTGGTTATCGCGGCACGCTGGCACGCCAACCGTAACAACGATAGAGGCTGCTGCCGGAACGCAGCAGCTCGGCTGTCTCGTGTTGGGCGAATACCACGAGTCGAACTTCTCGCTCAGAAAGATCATGTCACTGCTCCGTTTGCATAACCGATGTTGTACAATCCGGTCCGCTTCACAAAGCCTGATCCCCGATAGCTCAGTCGGTAGAGCGCCGGACTGTTAATCCGTAGGTCCCTGGTTCGAGCCCAGGTCGGGGAGCCAAATGCGGGAGTAGCTCAGTTGGTAGAGCGCAACCTTGCCAAGGTTGAGGTCGCGAGTTCGAGCCTCGTCTCCCGCTCCAGCGTTACGTCATCTAGACGGCCCATGTGGCTCAGTGGTAGAGCACTCCCTTGGTAAGGGAGAGGTCGGCAGTTCGATCCTGCCCATGGGCACCATCAAACGTTCGCACCGGCAATCAATCTGCCGGCTTCTTCGCGATCAATCCCCACGCTCGCCTGTAGATGATCAGTCAGTCACATCGCTTGAGCGGCCGAGTTTTTTCACACATCGACGTCCATCGAAAGTCATCCCGCTTGGCCAATGATGACCTGTTTGTGATTGCGATCACAGCTTCTCTCGAACACCGGCGTATATTCTGCGCACTGACAGAAGCCCTTGGTATGCAACAGGTAAAGAACGGGACGTCACACGACGAAGACGCGCGAGATATGACGCTCGCAACGGTACAGCGATGGCGCATCGATTCGACGAGCCTGAACGTGACCGTCCATCTCGACGCGGACAGGTTTCCGGCGAGCCCTGTCGCACCCAATCAGCGTGGCTTCGTACTGGATGCGGAGCAGGCACGTCAGATGATCCGTGACCTGAGTGGGGCGGTGCTGGCACTGGAACTTCAGCGACACGTTGAACAGGCAGTCGATCTCCCTGATCCTCTCCTGGGCGCCGACAATTATCTTGTCCGGTCGATTGACGATTGTGTTGGCCGGTGGTGCGGAGTCGGAGGCGGCGTAGCCGCCGGAGACGACGCACCACCGGCGGCGCCGGGATGATGGGGTCATAGGATGGCTGATCGCGTTCAAGAAGAAGCGAACAGCCATGTCCGGAACCCGAATCACGGACCAGCAGGTCCGCCTCTATATGAGCAAGCGCAAACATCACACTCAGGAAGTCGCTGCTGCCAAATCGGGCATGAGTTCGCGCACGGCACGGCGAATCGAACGCGATGGCCGGTTACCGTCGCAGAAGCCGCATCGCGATTGGCGCACTCGCCCCGATCCATTTGCCGAGGTCTGGGAGAGTGAAGTGCTGCCTCTGCTGCGCAGCGCCCCCGGGCTGAGGGCTATCACGCTGCTGGGCAAACTGCAGGAGACGCATCCGGGCGAGTTTCCTGACAGCATGCGGCGTACGCTGGAGCGACGCGTTAGCCAGTGGCGTGCCCTTGAGGGACCAGGCAAGGAAGTCTTCTTTCCCCAGGAGCATCTGCCTGGCGCACAGGGGCTTTCGGACTTCACCGATATGGGCGGCCTCGGCATCACGATCACCGGCGTGCCGTTCGCCCACCGGCTGTACCACTTTGTGCTCGCGTTCTCGCACTGGGAATACGCCTGTGTCGTCGATGGGGGCGAGAGCTTTGAAGCGCTCTCCCAAGGCTTGCAGAATGCGTTGTGGCAGGCCGGCGGATGCCCACGGGAACACCGCACCGACAGTCTGTCGGCGGCGTTCAGGAATCTGCAGGAACAGGACGACTTCACGGTCCGCTATACCGCGCTGCTCGAGCATTACGGCATGGTCGGCACGCGCAACAACCGCGGGCAGGGCCACGAGAACGGCAGCGTGGAGTCATCGCATCGTCACCTGAAGGAGGCAATCGATCAGGCGTTGATGCTGCGCGGTCATCGCGACTTTGCCGAGCGTGCTGCCTATGACGGGTTCGTTCGCGAAGTCGTCATGCGCCGCAACCGGCGCAATGCTGCTGGATTCAACGTTGAGCGCGAGCATCTGCACGATCTGCCCGAGCGTCGCACGACCGACTTCGTCGAGGAAGAAGCGCGCGTTACCCGCTGTGGCACCTTTACCGTGCGCGGAATCCTCTACAGCGCACCATCGCGCCTGATCGGCCACCGCCTGCGGGTACGGCTCTATAACGACCGACTCGACTGCTATCTGTCCGGCGCACTGGTGCACAGCACCCAGCGAGGCTCGCGTGTGCCCTACGGCCGCGGCCGCGCCCTCGATTACCGACACTTCATCGATGCACTCAAACGTAAGCCGCAGGCCTTCAGGGGCCTGGCGTTTCGCGACGACCTGTTTCCGCGCGAAGCGTATCGCCGCACCTGGGAGCAGCTTGAGGCAAGACTGGCACAACGCGAAGCCTGCAAGCTCATGGTCGGGCTACTCGAACTGGCCGCGCATCACGGCGTCGAGGCAATCCTGGCCGAACGGCTCGATGCGCTGCTCGCTGCCGGCAAGTTACCCGAGCTGGAGCAGTTGCGTCACGAATTTGCACCGCGTCAGCCCCAGTGTCCCGAAGTGGTGGTTGAGACGCCATCGGCGGCACTCTACGACACGCTGCTCGATGACGAGGTGCCGGTATGAACACCGCTGCTACTTACGATGCCGCCCGTCTGGGGTTGATGCTCAATGAGCTGCGGCTGCCGACCATCGGCCGGCTGTGGCCTGAATTTGCCCAGCGTTCCGACAAGGAAGGCTGGCACGCCACGCGGCTGCTGGTGCACTGCTCGAACACGAACTCGCCGAGCGCGTGAAACGGCGCATTGAGCGGCACCGCATCGAATCGCATCTGGATCCGACCAAGACGCTCGATACCTTCAACTTCAGCATGGTGCCGATGGTCTCGAAGGCGCACGTCATGGCGCTGGCCAGCGGCGATTCGTGGCTGGAGAAAGGGGCCACGATCCTGTTATTCGGGCCGCCCGGCGGCGGCAAGACACATCTCGGTTCCGCCATCGGCCACGCTCTGATCGACGCCGGTTACCGGGTGCTGTTCACGCGCACCAGCGAATTCGTGCAGAAGCTACAGGTTGCACGCCAGAGCCTGCAGTTGCCGTCGATGCTCGCGAAGTTCGATCATTTCGATCTGATCATCCTCGACGACCTCTCATACGTCCGTAAGGATCAGGCCGAAACCAGCGTGCTGTTCGAGCTGATCGCTGAAAGATATGAGCGGCGCAGCCTTCTGATCACAGCCAACCAGCCGTTCTCCGGCTGGAATGACGTCTTCCCCGACCCGGCCATGACCGTGGCCGCCATCGATCGCCTGGTTCATCACTCGACGATCTTCGAACTGAACGTCGAAAGCTACCGGCGTCGGAACGCCACCGACAACAAGGCAGCACGGCGGCGTCAATTACCGGATCCCGAGCCACAAGGAGCGACAACTATGACCTCTTGAACAG encodes the following:
- the pqqA gene encoding pyrroloquinoline quinone precursor peptide PqqA, with amino-acid sequence MQWTTPSYTDVRLGFEIVMYVATR
- the istA gene encoding IS21 family transposase; the encoded protein is MSGTRITDQQVRLYMSKRKHHTQEVAAAKSGMSSRTARRIERDGRLPSQKPHRDWRTRPDPFAEVWESEVLPLLRSAPGLRAITLLGKLQETHPGEFPDSMRRTLERRVSQWRALEGPGKEVFFPQEHLPGAQGLSDFTDMGGLGITITGVPFAHRLYHFVLAFSHWEYACVVDGGESFEALSQGLQNALWQAGGCPREHRTDSLSAAFRNLQEQDDFTVRYTALLEHYGMVGTRNNRGQGHENGSVESSHRHLKEAIDQALMLRGHRDFAERAAYDGFVREVVMRRNRRNAAGFNVEREHLHDLPERRTTDFVEEEARVTRCGTFTVRGILYSAPSRLIGHRLRVRLYNDRLDCYLSGALVHSTQRGSRVPYGRGRALDYRHFIDALKRKPQAFRGLAFRDDLFPREAYRRTWEQLEARLAQREACKLMVGLLELAAHHGVEAILAERLDALLAAGKLPELEQLRHEFAPRQPQCPEVVVETPSAALYDTLLDDEVPV